The following are encoded in a window of Amycolatopsis lexingtonensis genomic DNA:
- the gvpJ gene encoding gas vesicle protein GvpJ, whose translation MADAEVVRLTTDSPAEAVADLLDRVVHRGAVVTGDVIISLAGIDLVRLDLRLLLLGLEEAPG comes from the coding sequence ATGGCTGACGCGGAAGTGGTGCGCTTGACCACGGACTCGCCCGCCGAAGCCGTCGCCGACCTGCTCGACCGGGTCGTGCACCGCGGCGCCGTCGTCACCGGGGACGTGATCATCTCGCTCGCCGGCATCGACCTCGTCCGGCTCGACCTGCGGCTGCTGCTGCTCGGGCTCGAGGAGGCGCCGGGATGA
- a CDS encoding GvpL/GvpF family gas vesicle protein yields the protein MSTKNWLCAYAITRNRPALDIGESPRLIGYRDLGVVVAEASPARFDRIDTLDPVDGALAELAREHDAVVRAVFRHEPVLPLRFGTVLDGEAAAVRLLEAGYEQARTCLDEVDGHREWGVRIRHTEPAATSRPDATGLTGTQYLVRRRERLKAIQRGREEVLAAAGRLEEALRRHATDSIGRARPHGVLLNTAFLVETGREAAFHAEFEWFARELRAAGATVETSGPWPPYSFTDVELGAADG from the coding sequence AGAACTGGCTCTGCGCGTACGCGATCACGCGCAACCGGCCCGCGCTGGACATCGGGGAGTCGCCACGGCTGATCGGCTACCGCGACCTCGGGGTCGTCGTCGCCGAGGCGTCCCCGGCCCGCTTCGACCGCATCGACACGCTCGACCCGGTCGACGGCGCGCTCGCCGAGCTGGCCCGCGAGCACGACGCGGTGGTGCGCGCGGTGTTCCGCCACGAACCCGTGCTGCCGCTGCGGTTCGGCACGGTCCTGGACGGGGAGGCCGCCGCGGTCCGGCTCCTCGAAGCGGGGTACGAGCAGGCGCGCACGTGCCTCGACGAGGTCGACGGGCACCGCGAGTGGGGCGTCCGAATCCGCCACACCGAGCCCGCCGCGACCAGCCGCCCGGACGCGACGGGCCTGACGGGCACGCAGTACCTCGTCCGGCGCCGCGAACGCCTGAAGGCGATCCAGCGTGGCCGCGAAGAAGTGCTGGCGGCCGCCGGCCGGCTCGAGGAAGCACTGCGCCGCCACGCCACCGACAGCATCGGCCGGGCGCGGCCGCACGGGGTGCTGCTCAACACGGCGTTCCTGGTGGAAACCGGCCGGGAAGCGGCGTTCCACGCGGAGTTCGAGTGGTTCGCCCGCGAGCTGCGCGCGGCGGGCGCGACGGTGGAGACCTCGGGGCCGTGGCCGCCCTACTCGTTCACCGACGTGGAGCTGGGTGCGGCGGATGGCTGA